From the Acidovorax sp. NCPPB 3576 genome, the window AGCGGCGCGGGCGCTTCGAGCAGGCGGAGGGTGGCACGCTGTTCCTCGATGAAATCGGCGACATGCCGTTCGACCTTCAGACGCGTCTGCTGCGCGTGCTGTCCGACGGCCAGTTCTACCGCGTCGGCGGCCATGCCGGCGTCAAGGCCCATGTGCGCGTGATCGCGGCGACCCACCAGGATCTGGAACGCCGGGTGAAGGACGGCGTGTTCCGCGAAGATCTGTTCCACCGCCTCAACGTCATCCGGCTGCGCCTGCCCGCGCTGCGCGAACGCCATGAAGACGTGCCCATGCTCACGCGGCATTTCCTGCAGCAGAGCGCGCGGCAACTGGGTGTGGAGCCCAAGCGCATCTCCGATGTCGCACTCGTGCGGCTGGGCCAATTCGGTTTTCCCGGCAATGTGAGGCAACTGGAGAACATCTGCCACTGGCTGACCGTGATGGCGCCGGCCCAGGTCATTTCGCTCCAGGATCTGCCCCCCGAAGTGCTGGAGGCGCCCGTGCCTGCGGCGGCGCCGGAGGTGTCCGTACAGGAGCCGCGCGGCGAAGCACCGGCGACGCCGCTGGCCGCCTCTGTCCCTTCAAGCGCCGCTCCCACGGCAGTGGCGTTGCCCGGCGAAGAGCGGGTGCTTGCCACCTCGACCCTCGGCGCGGCCTTCCCGGTGCCGGGGGCTTCGCAGGTGATCCTCGCTGATCCTCCCGGCTGGGAGCAGGCGCTGGAAGCCGAGGCACACAAGCTGCTGTCGGGCGGGCAGACCGAGGTCTGGGATGCCCTCTCGCGTCGGTTCGAGTCGCGCCTCATCCGCACGGCGCTGGCCGCTACGCACGGACGGCGAATGGAAGCGGCGCAGCGCCTGGGCATCGGCCGCAACACCATCACCCGCAAGATCCAGGAACTGGGCCTGGACGCGCCGGAAGATGCATGAAGAAAAGGCCTCCACCGCAATAAAGACGGCGGCATGTAGCTATTAAATTAATAGCAATGAAGCGTTGTCGGGCCTGAGTTTTGCCAAGGGCCTGTGCAAGCATGAGTCCTACAGTCGCGCGGTGCACAGGCCGACCTCCGGCGCAATGGATGCCTTGAAGAATGAAGGCACTGTTCAACCAACCGGAGTTACTTTCATGTCCG encodes:
- the ntrC gene encoding nitrogen regulation protein NR(I), producing MKPIWIVDDDPSIRFVLEKALARESLPTRSFTHPREVLDALAEITPGDPERQGPQVLVSDIRMPGGSGLQLLEKVREQQPGLPVIIMTAYSDLDSAVSAFQRGAFEYLPKPFDLPKAVELIRRAVEESQREEVTEERQTATPEMLGQAPAMQDVFRAIGRLSQSQVTVLITGESGSGKELVARALHKHSPVAGGPFVAINTAAIPKDLLESELFGHERGAFTGAQTQRRGRFEQAEGGTLFLDEIGDMPFDLQTRLLRVLSDGQFYRVGGHAGVKAHVRVIAATHQDLERRVKDGVFREDLFHRLNVIRLRLPALRERHEDVPMLTRHFLQQSARQLGVEPKRISDVALVRLGQFGFPGNVRQLENICHWLTVMAPAQVISLQDLPPEVLEAPVPAAAPEVSVQEPRGEAPATPLAASVPSSAAPTAVALPGEERVLATSTLGAAFPVPGASQVILADPPGWEQALEAEAHKLLSGGQTEVWDALSRRFESRLIRTALAATHGRRMEAAQRLGIGRNTITRKIQELGLDAPEDA